The Cyclobacterium amurskyense genome contains the following window.
TTGAACCAGGCTGAAAGGGCCATCATTGCCTTATTTCTGGAAGACTTCAATTACAAGGAAATTGGCGAAATCACTGGAATAACTGAAAATTACGTCGGTGTGAAGATCAATAGAATAAAAGAAAAACTCAAAAACATCTTAAAATAAAAAGCTATGGAACTCGATAAATTAAAATCAACCTGGGATCAATCAAGTACTGGAAAAAAAAGCCAAAATGAATTATTGATAATGACAAAAGTGAAAAACCACCCAACGATTAAAAAAATGAAACTAAAATTTTTAATTGAGGCCATTCTTTTAGTTGTTTTTATAGCCCTTTACTACGATGGTTTTGATGGAGAAACTAAACCCTTGTGGGCAAATGTACTTTTGATAGGCGCTACCAGTTTATACATCTTTGTCCGTTTTGTGGGCTGGCTCGTTTTGAGAAACCCTATCAATGGCGACAATTTAAAACAATCACTTCTTAATTTTCAATCGAAATTAAAGCAAATAACTATTGGTATTGTTTTGACTTCCTTTCTTTTTGGCTGTGCGGTGATTTCCTTTTTTTCCTCATCTATTGACTTCACAAAAGAGAAATACACTGCATTTGCTTTTATGTTGTTTTCTTTAATACTACTGGTTTATTTATCTAGTAGAAATTGGAATAAACGAATTAGCAAGATTAAAACCAACCTTAAGGAATTTGAGTCTCCAGTTGGTCAATAGCTATGAGAGAAAGTTTTAGTGGAGAATGCTATATTAGGGGTACAAATAAACAGAAAAGTAGAACTATTGCCTTTAATAACAATGATTGAGACCTTTGGATTACCACAACCCTTTCCTTCAATGCCAAAAATTGACACTTGTATACCAGTCTGGAATTTTGATTTGACAATACGCTCAATTCTTTACCTTCTCTGACAATTTGTATTCATTTTTATTTGCACTGCTGGAATTATCTCCTACTTTTGCACTTCCTATCTGCGCACGTGGTGAAATTGGTAGACACGCCACCTTGAGGGGGTGGTGCCTTCGGGTGTGGAAGTTCGAATCTTCTCGTGCGTACAAAACCTTTCCTAAATTCAGGAAAGGTTTTTTTTTGATGGTCAATTTATTTTATATTCCTTTTTTATTCATCTTTTACTCATTAAAGCCATGACTGCTGCTACCATCCATCATTTGACATTTGGTAAAATGGAAGCCCAAATCTCCACCCTGGGTGCTGAATGTATTTCCCTTAAGAAAAACGGACAGGAATACCTCTGGCAAGCAAATCCTGACGTCTGGGGCAGACATGCACCCGTACTGTTCCCTATCGTGGGCAGGTTGAAAGACAATCAGTACACCTATCAAGGCAAGTCTTACGCTATGGGACAGCATGGTTTTGCCAGAGACCGCAATTTTGAGTTAACTGAAAAAACGGATAGGAAACTCACAATGATTCTCAAGGCTGACGAAACCAGCAAAAAAGTATATCCTTTTGACTTTGAGCTCTCTATTGGATACAGCCTTAGCGAAAACGGCCTGAATGTGGACTATCATGTACACAATCCCTCAGGAGAACAAACCTTGTTCTTTAGTATAGGAGCCCACCCAGGTTTTGGCTGTCCACTTGAACCTGAAAAAGAATCATTTTCAGATTACCAATTG
Protein-coding sequences here:
- a CDS encoding aldose 1-epimerase family protein, with the protein product MTAATIHHLTFGKMEAQISTLGAECISLKKNGQEYLWQANPDVWGRHAPVLFPIVGRLKDNQYTYQGKSYAMGQHGFARDRNFELTEKTDRKLTMILKADETSKKVYPFDFELSIGYSLSENGLNVDYHVHNPSGEQTLFFSIGAHPGFGCPLEPEKESFSDYQLDFGHKSITNLPLYTLEGGLISTKKSSLALQEGKLNLDYKLFENDALIIDVDPVTTVSVCSLKTGKGFAMQFSDFKWLGLWTKEKGAKFLCLEPWNGIAATTDHDGTLENKLGIVQLALQASHKASFQVDLLG